The following proteins are co-located in the Flectobacillus major DSM 103 genome:
- a CDS encoding Piwi domain-containing protein: MKKIALNFVPLQKQIFDINVFRKERDKQGFKNEDSEIFSLTIGDGKEQFWFSFFPKNDFTPVVYKSNENIYLTLRYIFKTLCDRCNETLVEKNEYTIESHFTSQKVRFIIKSYAEGNQIVWLSPFFLEKTKKFGFLLDFKFVVNQGQSFNRKIQQLSLSLNGEYKSNNNLYYDKFNMLKSFARFYYNKTFANSIVDFTGFTQLESFQLQNKTYIFGNNEEANYPSTGLKKSGPYKKVNQSALFYFLRNEDEKDKALKLYTALRGESLDDNKFYGGLEETYKLTINQNNIKGLNSDKYKFVDEIEQVAIEIKKKHPYEKIIIFAFSPRKEEGGGGQKRYLTIKYGFAQQNIPVQFVQYSTVTSPYALKSSIPNIALAVFSKLGGEPWKVKSAGEDCLVLGISQTIYRKTGSKAKKFIAYSVLLDTGGIYKSLEVLSNEENIESYFAKLKISLKKVLTEETKRYKKVVLHVTFKLKIKELNIIKETLSGFDSEIDFVVIRINTENGFWGYDQTQHHLTPSRNTCISIADSKYLIWLEGTKSDFDSPEKRYSGPMYVDFFYTSKTLEENDKRTYLQDLLNLSGANWRGLNAKAVPVSVYYCKLVSEYIKDFKEVLNIEELKNEFSNPWFL, translated from the coding sequence ATGAAAAAGATAGCTTTAAATTTTGTTCCTCTACAGAAACAGATTTTCGATATTAATGTTTTTAGAAAAGAAAGAGATAAACAAGGTTTTAAGAATGAAGACTCTGAAATTTTCTCTTTAACAATTGGCGATGGGAAAGAACAGTTTTGGTTTAGTTTTTTTCCTAAAAATGATTTTACTCCAGTTGTTTATAAGTCAAACGAAAATATTTATTTAACATTAAGATACATTTTCAAGACATTATGTGATAGGTGTAATGAAACATTAGTAGAAAAAAATGAATATACAATTGAGTCACATTTTACATCTCAAAAAGTTAGATTTATCATTAAAAGTTATGCCGAAGGAAATCAAATTGTATGGCTATCCCCATTTTTTCTAGAAAAGACCAAAAAATTTGGGTTCTTGTTAGATTTTAAATTTGTTGTTAATCAAGGACAATCATTTAATAGAAAAATACAGCAATTAAGTCTGAGCCTAAATGGTGAATATAAGTCTAATAATAATCTTTATTACGACAAATTCAACATGCTAAAATCTTTTGCTCGTTTCTATTACAACAAGACCTTTGCAAATTCAATAGTAGATTTTACAGGTTTTACCCAATTAGAGTCCTTTCAACTCCAAAATAAAACCTACATCTTTGGGAATAACGAAGAAGCAAACTATCCTTCTACAGGTTTGAAAAAATCAGGCCCTTATAAAAAAGTAAATCAAAGTGCATTATTTTATTTCTTAAGAAATGAAGATGAAAAAGACAAGGCACTAAAGCTATATACAGCATTAAGAGGAGAGAGTCTGGATGATAATAAGTTTTATGGCGGGTTAGAAGAAACGTATAAACTCACAATAAATCAAAATAATATTAAAGGACTAAATTCTGATAAATATAAATTTGTTGATGAAATAGAGCAAGTTGCTATTGAAATTAAAAAGAAACATCCTTATGAAAAGATTATCATTTTTGCATTTTCTCCCAGAAAAGAAGAAGGCGGGGGGGGGCAAAAGAGATATTTAACCATTAAGTATGGCTTTGCTCAGCAAAATATTCCAGTACAATTTGTTCAATATAGTACCGTCACAAGTCCCTATGCTTTAAAGTCTTCCATTCCTAATATAGCATTAGCAGTTTTTTCAAAACTTGGAGGAGAGCCATGGAAAGTAAAATCTGCTGGTGAAGATTGTTTAGTGTTAGGAATTAGTCAAACTATCTATAGAAAGACTGGGTCTAAAGCTAAAAAATTTATCGCATACTCTGTTTTACTTGATACGGGTGGTATTTACAAAAGTTTAGAAGTTTTAAGTAATGAAGAAAACATAGAGTCGTACTTTGCAAAACTAAAAATAAGTCTGAAGAAGGTTCTTACCGAGGAAACAAAGAGATATAAGAAAGTAGTCTTACATGTTACCTTCAAACTAAAAATTAAAGAATTAAATATTATTAAAGAAACTCTTAGTGGATTTGATAGCGAAATTGATTTTGTTGTTATTAGGATAAATACGGAAAATGGTTTTTGGGGATACGATCAAACACAACATCATCTTACTCCATCCCGAAATACTTGTATATCAATTGCTGATTCAAAATATTTAATTTGGCTAGAAGGGACAAAGAGTGATTTTGATTCTCCTGAAAAAAGATATTCAGGTCCCATGTATGTTGATTTTTTTTATACCTCTAAAACCCTTGAGGAAAATGACAAACGTACTTATTTACAAGATTTACTCAATCTCTCTGGAGCAAACTGGCGAGGACTGAATGCCAAAGCTGTACCTGTATCTGTGTATTATTGTAAATTAGTCTCTGAGTATATAAAAGACTTTAAAGAAGTTTTGAATATTGAAGAGTTAAAAAATGAATTTAGTAACCCTTGGTTTTTATAA
- a CDS encoding MFS transporter yields MPEIATEDRFDNLSAKGFSMGYIGSVILLLQNLTMVLKPEWYGGISSGQASRISFLSVGIWWIVFAQIPFYYLPETQKPQKRGGSWIFNGFKELKKVFGELQSLQITKKFLVAFFFYNMAAQTVMYLGALFGSEELKLPSDALIITILLIQLVAIPGAYIFARLSNKIGNTSSLSWIVVIWIVICIAAYYVTTRNQFFALATGIGFVMGGIQSLSRSTYAKLIPEETEDTASYFSFYDVCDRLSTVLGTFMFGLVNQITGSMRMSVLFLSAIFAIGWVLIRRIPSQKIYK; encoded by the coding sequence ATGCCCGAAATTGCTACCGAAGACCGTTTCGACAACCTGAGCGCCAAAGGGTTTAGTATGGGGTATATCGGTAGTGTGATATTGCTGTTGCAAAACCTTACGATGGTACTAAAACCCGAATGGTATGGGGGTATTTCGAGTGGTCAGGCTTCACGGATTTCGTTTTTGTCGGTAGGAATTTGGTGGATAGTATTTGCTCAGATTCCATTTTATTACTTGCCAGAAACCCAAAAACCACAGAAAAGAGGAGGAAGTTGGATTTTTAATGGCTTTAAAGAATTGAAAAAAGTTTTTGGCGAATTGCAGTCATTACAAATTACCAAGAAGTTTTTGGTGGCATTTTTTTTCTACAATATGGCAGCCCAAACGGTAATGTATTTGGGGGCTTTGTTTGGTAGCGAAGAGCTAAAGTTACCTTCCGATGCCCTGATTATCACCATTTTATTGATTCAATTAGTGGCTATTCCTGGGGCTTATATTTTTGCAAGGCTTTCTAATAAAATCGGCAATACCAGCTCGCTTTCGTGGATTGTGGTTATCTGGATTGTAATATGTATAGCGGCTTATTATGTTACCACTCGCAATCAGTTTTTTGCATTGGCTACTGGCATAGGTTTTGTGATGGGGGGGATTCAGTCGCTGTCACGCTCAACGTATGCCAAGCTGATTCCAGAAGAAACAGAAGATACAGCATCATATTTTAGCTTTTATGATGTATGTGACCGCCTGTCGACAGTACTAGGCACATTTATGTTTGGCTTGGTTAATCAGATAACTGGAAGTATGCGGATGAGTGTATTATTCCTATCAGCGATTTTTGCGATTGGATGGGTACTAATAAGAAGAATTCCTTCTCAGAAAATATACAAATAA
- a CDS encoding TonB-dependent receptor has translation MKKLLTLSFLFTICLSAFGQNSRLTGKIVDNKGEPLIGVNIVLTNLKDAKDKHFGPTDVNGRFMISKISTASYTMKASIVGYKDLIQTVEINKDLVNLGQVVMAEAVNELSEVVVKGKAATMVQKGDTLQYNANAFKTAPDANADELIKKMPGITYENGQIKAQGENVAQVLVDGKPFFGDDPNVALKNLPAELIDKIEIMDRLSDQSQLTGFNDGQTTKTINIITNPNRRNGQFGKVYGGAGTNDTYSAGGNINLFNGEKRLSIVAMSNNINQQNFSSQDLLGVNSGSAGGGARGGGARGGGGGGARGAMGGSQDNFMVGQQNGINTTNSFGINYSDNWSKKVAVKGSYFFNNSNNANQQSVYRTYFLNQNTSQYYDENSSNTSNNYNHRFNLRVEYTIDPKNTIIFTPRLSIQTNNSTSAVEGLTTLADNQKLNQSSNLTTANRTGYTFNNSILYRHSFAKRGRSISLNLGTDVNDRSGTSYLASNNQYFSGTTSDVTVKQLSETDTRGYSLSSNLVYTEPIGTGLLQLNYSINYNHNNSNKTTNRINSISNEYTILDSLLSNKFDNDYVTHRAGVGYNLRSKNGNLNFGTNFQRAELSGDQLFPRVNSVRTSFENLLPYLQWDYRFTADSRLRVNYRTNTNAPSITQLQNVIDNTNPLFLTSGNPNLDQEYSHNINARYSWSKPAKALTFMAIANVTYNLNTIGNAVTIAQSDITLPSGVLLRKGAQLTQPVNFDNSLNVRSFMVIGAPLSFIKTNVNLTSGYSYSRLPGKINNQENTSNQYNFNQGVTLGSNISTNIDFSLNYTLNFNKVENSIQPQLNNKYFVHTGTGRVNLLFGKGFLFQTDLNYYRYNGLSDSFNQQFVLWNISAGKKLFKKQQGEIKLTIFDVLKQNNSIARNLTDTYIEDVRSKVLSQYFMLTFTYNIRNFKGNS, from the coding sequence ATGAAAAAATTATTAACCTTATCCTTTTTGTTTACTATTTGCTTGTCGGCTTTTGGGCAAAATAGCCGCTTGACAGGCAAAATTGTTGATAACAAAGGCGAACCTCTAATCGGTGTAAATATAGTATTGACGAATCTAAAAGACGCAAAAGACAAGCACTTTGGCCCAACCGATGTGAATGGTCGGTTTATGATTTCCAAAATATCTACGGCATCATATACCATGAAGGCTTCTATTGTAGGTTATAAAGACCTCATTCAGACCGTAGAAATCAACAAAGATTTGGTAAACCTTGGGCAGGTTGTAATGGCTGAGGCCGTCAACGAGCTGTCGGAGGTAGTGGTAAAAGGCAAGGCCGCCACTATGGTACAAAAAGGCGATACGCTCCAGTATAATGCCAATGCCTTTAAGACTGCTCCTGATGCCAATGCCGACGAGCTTATCAAGAAAATGCCAGGTATTACTTATGAAAACGGTCAAATCAAGGCTCAGGGCGAAAACGTAGCACAGGTATTGGTAGATGGTAAGCCTTTTTTTGGTGATGACCCCAATGTGGCTCTGAAAAACCTTCCTGCCGAGTTGATTGATAAAATAGAAATTATGGACAGACTTAGCGACCAGTCGCAATTGACTGGTTTTAATGATGGCCAAACCACCAAAACTATTAATATTATTACCAATCCTAACCGTAGAAATGGGCAGTTTGGCAAGGTATATGGCGGGGCAGGTACCAACGATACCTATTCGGCTGGCGGAAATATTAACTTATTTAATGGTGAAAAGCGTTTGTCGATTGTGGCGATGAGCAACAATATTAACCAACAAAATTTTTCTAGTCAGGATTTATTAGGAGTAAATAGTGGTAGTGCTGGCGGTGGTGCTCGTGGTGGTGGTGCTCGTGGTGGCGGAGGCGGTGGTGCTCGTGGTGCAATGGGCGGTAGTCAAGATAATTTTATGGTTGGACAACAAAACGGTATTAATACAACCAATTCTTTTGGGATAAACTACTCGGACAACTGGAGTAAAAAAGTAGCCGTAAAAGGAAGCTATTTCTTCAATAACTCTAATAATGCCAACCAACAATCTGTCTATAGAACGTATTTTCTTAATCAGAATACTAGCCAATACTACGACGAAAATTCGAGTAATACGAGCAACAACTACAACCATCGCTTTAATTTAAGAGTTGAATATACCATCGACCCCAAAAATACGATTATATTTACACCTCGTTTGAGTATCCAAACCAACAATTCGACAAGTGCTGTAGAAGGCTTGACTACTTTGGCCGATAACCAAAAACTTAATCAAAGCAGCAACTTAACCACAGCCAATCGTACAGGTTATACCTTCAATAATAGTATTTTGTATCGCCATAGCTTTGCCAAAAGAGGAAGAAGTATTTCCCTCAATTTGGGTACAGATGTTAATGATAGGTCGGGAACTAGCTATTTGGCTTCTAACAACCAATATTTTTCGGGAACAACGTCTGATGTAACAGTAAAACAGCTTTCAGAAACTGATACCCGTGGCTATAGCTTGTCGTCAAATTTGGTGTATACCGAGCCTATCGGTACAGGGTTGTTACAGTTAAATTATTCTATTAATTACAACCACAATAATAGCAATAAAACCACCAATCGAATTAATTCTATTTCAAATGAGTACACAATATTGGACTCGTTGTTGTCTAATAAATTCGATAATGACTATGTTACTCATCGTGCAGGTGTTGGCTATAACCTCAGAAGTAAAAATGGCAACTTAAACTTTGGTACTAATTTTCAAAGAGCCGAATTGTCGGGCGATCAGCTATTTCCTCGTGTCAATTCTGTACGAACATCTTTTGAAAACCTATTGCCATATTTACAGTGGGACTACCGCTTTACGGCCGATAGCCGTTTAAGAGTAAATTATCGAACAAATACCAATGCCCCAAGTATTACCCAGTTGCAAAATGTAATTGATAATACCAATCCGTTGTTCCTAACAAGTGGTAACCCCAATCTCGACCAAGAATATAGCCATAATATCAACGCCCGTTATTCGTGGAGCAAACCAGCCAAAGCTCTAACATTTATGGCCATTGCCAACGTAACGTATAATTTGAATACCATTGGAAATGCCGTAACTATTGCTCAATCAGACATTACTTTGCCAAGTGGAGTATTGTTGCGAAAAGGTGCACAACTAACACAGCCAGTCAACTTCGATAATTCGTTGAATGTGCGTTCGTTTATGGTAATTGGTGCTCCATTGTCGTTTATCAAAACCAACGTGAACTTAACATCGGGCTACAGCTATTCTCGTTTGCCAGGCAAAATCAACAACCAAGAAAACACCAGTAACCAATATAATTTTAACCAAGGCGTTACATTGGGTAGTAATATTAGTACCAATATCGACTTTAGTTTGAATTATACCCTCAATTTCAACAAAGTAGAAAACTCTATTCAGCCACAGCTCAACAATAAATACTTTGTTCATACAGGTACAGGGCGTGTCAATTTACTTTTTGGAAAAGGGTTTTTATTCCAAACCGATTTGAATTATTATCGCTACAATGGTTTGTCAGATTCGTTCAATCAGCAGTTTGTGTTATGGAATATATCGGCAGGCAAGAAGTTGTTTAAAAAGCAACAAGGCGAAATTAAACTTACGATATTTGATGTGTTGAAACAAAATAATAGTATTGCTCGAAATTTGACCGATACCTATATCGAGGACGTTCGTTCAAAAGTATTAAGTCAATATTTTATGCTGACTTTTACCTACAATATCCGCAATTTTAAAGGGAATAGTTAA
- a CDS encoding SIR2 family protein produces the protein MNNNILSGTSGSIIILLGAGASVDAGVPHTQKMIEDINKMLDGDWKKYKPIYEHLRKLFGKENKDESGNITYDDLNIEKLFSQLDELISLLDGKHNLYQFFKNWIDLFKNLYGFQDVKDFRDKIEEKLKEWIVPQNLELSYYEYLLRFAKTNPGSGLRVFTLNYDKCIEEAFRDFEHEGLELERGFGVKEKQNMVWRPENFEEKNDLDKSADNLSSKILFLYKMHGSIDWGRNTKQELIRINGQSITELIFGTEQKVKAHDPYLYYVYQFRTFSLKSKLIVICGYGFFDSHINKILTQSLISHPEQKILICKWQDLPKEEQGLQDNENHKEWYRNQLELENTSQIHIWYGNASVFFEKMLNIEKMEDLFPVDQEVSLFFEKIGEEI, from the coding sequence ATGAATAACAATATTCTATCAGGAACTAGTGGAAGTATAATCATTCTTCTTGGAGCAGGGGCAAGTGTAGACGCTGGAGTTCCACATACTCAAAAAATGATTGAGGACATAAATAAAATGCTTGATGGTGACTGGAAAAAATACAAACCTATATATGAGCATCTAAGGAAGCTTTTTGGAAAAGAAAATAAAGATGAATCTGGTAACATCACTTATGATGACTTAAATATTGAAAAATTATTCAGTCAATTAGATGAGTTAATTTCTTTACTTGACGGTAAGCATAATTTATATCAATTCTTTAAAAACTGGATTGACTTATTTAAAAACCTTTATGGCTTTCAGGATGTAAAAGATTTTAGGGATAAAATTGAAGAAAAATTAAAAGAATGGATTGTACCCCAAAATTTAGAGTTATCCTATTATGAATATCTACTAAGGTTTGCAAAAACTAACCCTGGTTCAGGATTAAGGGTTTTTACTTTAAACTATGATAAGTGTATAGAGGAGGCATTTAGAGATTTTGAGCATGAGGGCTTGGAGTTAGAAAGAGGATTTGGTGTCAAAGAAAAGCAGAACATGGTTTGGAGGCCTGAAAACTTTGAAGAAAAAAATGACCTTGATAAAAGTGCGGATAATTTATCGTCTAAAATACTTTTCTTATATAAGATGCATGGTAGTATAGATTGGGGAAGGAACACAAAACAAGAACTAATAAGAATTAATGGTCAGAGCATAACAGAACTAATATTTGGAACAGAACAAAAAGTAAAAGCCCATGACCCATATTTATATTATGTATATCAATTCAGAACGTTTTCTCTAAAATCAAAACTAATTGTTATTTGTGGATATGGCTTTTTTGATTCACATATAAATAAAATTCTTACTCAATCTTTAATTTCTCATCCTGAGCAGAAAATATTGATTTGCAAATGGCAAGACTTACCGAAAGAAGAACAAGGACTTCAAGATAATGAAAATCATAAAGAATGGTATAGGAATCAATTGGAATTAGAGAATACATCTCAGATTCATATCTGGTATGGAAACGCAAGTGTTTTTTTTGAAAAAATGTTAAATATTGAAAAAATGGAAGATCTATTTCCAGTAGATCAAGAGGTTAGTTTATTCTTTGAAAAGATTGGCGAAGAAATTTAG
- a CDS encoding MFS transporter has product MIKNNPKVLNAWAMYDWANSVHSLTITSAIFPIYFPAAAVMMPSKSTMLDFLGFQLENTVVYSYAVSLGFLLLAFSVPITSAISDFTGKKKAFLKMYCYFGAISCMMLYFFTEGRYYLGTFAFLFSIVGWGGSIVFIIRICPKLLPKTVSTT; this is encoded by the coding sequence ATGATAAAAAATAATCCAAAGGTGCTGAATGCTTGGGCAATGTACGATTGGGCCAATTCGGTACATTCTTTGACCATCACTTCTGCTATTTTCCCTATTTATTTTCCTGCAGCGGCCGTAATGATGCCTTCCAAAAGTACCATGTTGGATTTTTTGGGCTTTCAGCTCGAAAATACAGTGGTATATTCTTATGCGGTTTCATTGGGCTTTTTGTTGTTGGCTTTTTCTGTACCTATTACTTCGGCTATTTCTGATTTTACGGGCAAGAAAAAAGCATTTCTCAAAATGTATTGTTACTTTGGAGCTATCAGTTGTATGATGCTCTATTTTTTTACAGAAGGGCGTTATTATTTGGGTACATTTGCCTTTTTGTTTTCTATTGTAGGCTGGGGGGGAAGTATCGTTTTTATAATTCGTATATGCCCGAAATTGCTACCGAAGACCGTTTCGACAACCTGA